A genomic region of Nymphaea colorata isolate Beijing-Zhang1983 chromosome 2, ASM883128v2, whole genome shotgun sequence contains the following coding sequences:
- the LOC116246936 gene encoding protein PTST, chloroplastic — protein sequence MAGCARCSEITGTWGLWKSKKQVASRLHKSCNYSSTACVKPKLRRVSLLAYTITSQFNHWAKKFSVDSSFQTSEQWRIFSLPVNLENEAGSLANSSSDVDFISEDQPDEPVSKILDNDQLEMLLTDSVRENLTRKLSEANQHNRFLKRQLQVKEDALVKCTEELALMELELQALIGLAEEVAKSGVPPGSRKINGKYIHSHLVSRLENLSEKLKEQTKDVGDMKFRNVSLSWFGMAECVQVMGSFDGWSQGEDMSPEYTGGANKFSAELKLRPGRYEIKFLVDGEWQLSSELPTTGEGMMENNLLIVE from the exons ATGGCAGGCTGTGCCAG GTGTTCGGAGATAACTGGGACATGGGGCTTGTGGAAATCAAAGAAGCAAGTGGCTTCCCGGCTCCACAAGTCTTGCAATTATTCGTCCACCGCATGCGTGAAACCAAAATTGAGGAGGGTCTCATTGTTGGCTTACACAATAACTTCACAGTTCAATCATTGGGCTAAGAAATTTTCAGTGGACTCTTCCTTTCAGACCTCAGAACAGTGGAGAATCTTTTCCTTGCCTGTTAATCTTGAAAATGAAGCTGGATCATTAGCTAACTCCTCAAGTGATGTTGATTTTATTTCTGAAGACCAGCCTGATGAACCTGTCTCTAAGATTTTAGACAATGATCAG TTGGAGATGTTATTGACCGATTCAGTAAGAGAGAATCTGACAAGGAAACTGAGTGAGGCAAATCAACACAACAGATTTCTCAAGCGGCAG TTACAAGTCAAAGAAGATGCTTTGGTCAAATGCACAGAAGAACTTGCGCTTATGGAACTTGAGCTACAG GCTTTAATCGGACTGGCAGAAGAGGTAGCTAAATCTGGGGTCCCTCCTGGTTCAAGGAAGATAAATGGAAAATATATCcattctcatcttgtctctaggCTTGAAA atCTCAGTGAGAAACTCAAGGAGCAAACAAAGGATGTTGGTGACATGAAATTCAGGAATGTTTCTCTGTCCTGGTTTGGCATGGCTGAG TGTGTGCAGGTTATGGGCTCGTTTGATGGATGGAGCCAAGGAGAAGATATGTCACCAGAATATACAGGTGGCGCAAACAAATTTTCTGCAGAATTAAAGCTTAGGCCTggaag GTATGAGATCAAATTTTTGGTGGATGGAGAGTGGCAGCTGTCATCAGAGTTGCCTACTACAGGGGAAGGGATGATGGAAAACAATCTTCTGATCGTGGAATAG